The genomic stretch TCTTATTTCAGCATCGCCAGAAGATCATTTAAAAAAGCTTCCCCGGGCAGCCCTTTCTCTTCCGTGGTCTGAATATATTCGGCATAAATCGGCTCCATAGCAGCGACCAGGGCGCTCTGTTCCGATTCGGGCAGGGCGATAAAGTCCTTGCCCAGCTCTTTTACAAAATCCTCACCTTCCCGGTCACTCTGGTCCCAGGCTTCACCGTGTCTGTCGATCCACTCATCGCTGACTTCATTGATGATCTGCTGCAGATCTTCGGGCAGAGAGTTCCATGCATCCTTATTCATTACTGAAAACATGGCTGTCGTATAACCTATGGCCTTGGTATCCACCACGTAGTCAATTACTTCACCCTGCTTCCAGCCTTTCAAGGTCTCTATGGGACAAAAGGTCGCGTCAACAACGCCCTTCTGCAAAGCTTCGTAGGTGTCTCCCTGGCTCATGGAAACGGGGGTACCTCCAAGAGCAGTTACGATCTTTGCCGAAAGCCCGGTGGCCCTGATCTTCATGGACGCC from Marispirochaeta sp. encodes the following:
- a CDS encoding TRAP transporter substrate-binding protein, which gives rise to MKRCIVILIVVFILFSGCSKAKEEAAAEKTYELNYAVFFPATHLQAHAAESWAKEVEERSGGRIKITMFHGGTLSNAAQTYEAVVSGVADIGMSVFAYTRGRFPLLEGLDLPVGYPDGLTATRAANEMVKKYEPEELSDVHVLYLHAHGPGILASKKSVNSVKEMASMKIRATGLSAKIVTALGGTPVSMSQGDTYEALQKGVVDATFCPIETLKGWKQGEVIDYVVDTKAIGYTTAMFSVMNKDAWNSLPEDLQQIINEVSDEWIDRHGEAWDQSDREGEDFVKELGKDFIALPESEQSALVAAMEPIYAEYIQTTEEKGLPGEAFLNDLLAMLK